From the genome of Polyangiaceae bacterium, one region includes:
- a CDS encoding Ig-like domain-containing protein: protein MTRRRSSVALVLVTLLSACLPGATAKPPQAPIRGELAPGPAPLSVPTEAGPLRVVFASPRDSAPHASEIAIVFNKPMRAVGADPSGPALPIEMTPNVPGKTKWVGTTAIKFIPEKPFAKATSFRVEIPKGIKSADGTQLDEGFTFSFTTERPDISGSEPDSNAIAVRPDAPITLYFNQQIQASEVSRTVTVVANKKKIPFAITEIEKDHAVLAPRTPLPRDTEITVHIDSSLRAAEGELTMGKAKEIRFRTLGPFAIANVKCTPHPTEKGACDPNGDHVGMTLTTPIPSELLEQAITIEPPTDSFYVYEIGGDENGPSELQINANFEPGKTYSIGVRSSIAGRPLRDVHGQFLGAQNKRKLRFGNLPAEVTFGATGIYWAAKKHVLPVGVLNAPEATISMLPIRRDELLERLVGHNKDLTALNGAKQRIVPGGKTNESNWQRILVDDLLPTPSTKGPILARASFRPAGTSEVAVVEREMQLTDIGMYTKTSPDEAVVWVTRLSSGSAISGARVDLYELPAKGQAKLLSTSRVDSTGLSLVPVRLGEPRPDRLAVVVEHGDDWAYQTIKTQRLAEPVGKLFTGRGIYRPGESVEIKGLVRLPVTSGLITPKEGEVIVRVTDSSHHEIARARRAFSRFGTFSAELPIPADAPLGLYHVDAKFARGRLRSRFSVDQYRPIESKAFASWDKDAYFEGDRSICVARGEHLYGAPMAGATAKIVVNRGYGSFSIPGLDHFSIGMHDAGPRNARIAQASGQLDAKGAFSLPVAAALPGQVTTEMITCQAEIMDLDRRVQIAEDSAIVHPADVYVALANPENYWIDPGKIIEPKALVVTPAGERRVAPVHIEMLYHTRKDDRSFEDRLLASCDVTSGQTLVGCSFQTPKEDPAPEDEIIIRATTKDSKGRTVASSYAHRIEALPTPAKPAASGANTPPPPPPPPPVEVEPPRLRIDMESWLEVGKTARVKLSSPFQEAAKAMVTFEREGIIWRRALELAPAGTITVLDVPVTPAMMPNVLVTVTAISKNDVKTDEAHVTVDASPRKLQVDVRTGKIRTEPGDTLDVDVIVTDAAGKPASGVEVTLWAVDEGSLMLTYYRTPNPWEALFSNRDLLVRSTNARDELLTTWMGRHRVKPPQVRMGATSVGSRRGDFRQTVAFLPDLVTGANGRVKRKINLPDGLTTYRFMAVAVAEDDRAGSGDAQVQTFKPFMARPTLPRVIRAGDEFEASVVLSTIDLPDGKATIAANAKGLFFRDSGRKVVDVGPDAPVEVKFPLRADRIGNVAFSVDASYASGRQSHSDNVDLQHQVLSPALLETVAVSGETSRAIAERIANLPGIRSDAGGLSVKLSPSPLTGMVSGLEQLVDYPHGCTEQTVSRLVPLLALRDIADAFQVSLGPTGRGGKQKTVPEALQNAVDSVLANQKRNGGFGLWATSEWTDPWVTVYALWGLSQASRRGYVVPKDALDRAVKAMEPMFDAIGPDADTLLLERAAFGLDVLASMGRGNEPKMKALFAERGRLSIESRALLLHAYATAFSEARNEMAALTADVSAAIRLTGTGAYVESGGTRNAFGSDIVATAMVLRAMVAVDKAFAVAPRLATYLLEARASGNYPTTHDAAWALLALDAYRKTLPEPKQNFDARVFLGNGLLADVHFAGEGLRGKTIHVPMQDVMKAAGGPLTFEVLGSGRLHYDVELSFARTDMPAEAVDAGFFVTKTLQRVSEFGESTAAVQKDEPTFVPGEVVVCEIEVVTPSPRSFVVLEDPIAGGFEAVSMDYREGGAWLAQLEASPADRREKRDDRMVYFIDALPAGITRFRYLVRAMHTGRFHAPPTRVEQMYDPTIFGHTAAMHVRVGH from the coding sequence CTTCTGTCCGCCTGTTTGCCGGGGGCCACCGCAAAACCGCCCCAAGCTCCCATTCGCGGCGAGCTTGCACCGGGTCCCGCGCCCTTGTCCGTTCCCACGGAGGCCGGTCCTTTGCGCGTCGTTTTTGCGTCTCCGCGAGATAGCGCCCCTCATGCGTCGGAAATTGCCATCGTTTTCAATAAGCCCATGCGCGCCGTCGGCGCCGATCCGAGCGGCCCTGCATTGCCGATCGAGATGACCCCGAATGTTCCTGGAAAAACGAAATGGGTTGGCACGACCGCCATCAAATTCATCCCAGAAAAACCTTTTGCCAAGGCCACATCATTTCGGGTCGAAATTCCCAAGGGAATCAAATCGGCCGACGGCACGCAGCTCGACGAAGGGTTCACATTTTCATTCACGACCGAGCGGCCCGACATTTCCGGCAGCGAACCCGATTCGAATGCAATCGCCGTTCGACCCGACGCTCCGATCACATTGTATTTCAACCAGCAGATTCAAGCGTCCGAGGTGTCTCGAACGGTAACGGTCGTCGCAAACAAGAAAAAAATTCCCTTCGCAATTACCGAAATCGAGAAAGATCACGCCGTCTTGGCGCCTCGCACGCCGCTCCCGCGCGACACGGAAATCACCGTGCACATCGATTCGTCGCTGCGCGCAGCCGAGGGCGAATTGACGATGGGCAAGGCCAAAGAAATACGATTTCGGACGCTTGGGCCATTTGCCATTGCGAACGTCAAATGCACGCCGCATCCAACGGAAAAAGGAGCTTGCGATCCGAACGGGGACCACGTTGGCATGACCCTCACGACGCCCATTCCGTCGGAGCTTTTGGAACAAGCCATCACCATCGAGCCACCGACCGATTCGTTTTACGTGTATGAAATTGGTGGCGACGAAAATGGTCCGTCGGAGCTTCAGATCAATGCGAATTTCGAGCCAGGAAAAACGTACTCGATAGGTGTACGATCGTCGATTGCCGGTCGTCCATTGCGCGATGTCCACGGACAATTCTTGGGGGCGCAAAACAAGCGCAAACTGCGCTTCGGCAATTTACCTGCGGAGGTCACCTTTGGCGCCACCGGGATCTATTGGGCTGCCAAAAAGCACGTGCTCCCCGTAGGCGTGCTCAATGCCCCCGAAGCGACGATTTCCATGTTGCCCATTCGGCGCGACGAGCTACTCGAACGACTCGTTGGCCACAACAAAGATCTTACGGCATTGAATGGAGCAAAACAACGTATCGTGCCTGGAGGCAAGACCAACGAAAGCAATTGGCAGCGCATTCTAGTGGACGATTTGTTGCCCACGCCATCGACCAAAGGCCCGATCTTGGCGCGAGCTTCGTTTCGACCGGCGGGCACATCCGAAGTTGCCGTCGTCGAGCGTGAAATGCAATTGACCGACATTGGCATGTATACCAAAACCTCGCCCGATGAAGCGGTCGTGTGGGTGACGCGCCTTTCGAGCGGTTCCGCCATCTCGGGCGCGCGCGTCGATTTGTACGAATTGCCCGCGAAAGGCCAAGCGAAGCTGCTTTCGACGTCTCGAGTGGATTCGACGGGGCTATCGCTCGTGCCCGTTCGTCTGGGAGAACCGAGGCCCGATCGGCTCGCAGTCGTGGTCGAACACGGCGACGATTGGGCATATCAAACGATCAAGACGCAGCGTCTTGCGGAACCCGTGGGAAAACTCTTTACCGGTCGAGGTATCTATCGTCCCGGTGAAAGTGTTGAAATCAAGGGCCTCGTGCGGCTTCCCGTGACGTCGGGTCTCATTACACCCAAAGAAGGCGAAGTCATCGTACGAGTGACGGATTCGAGCCATCATGAAATTGCTCGAGCGCGCCGAGCGTTTTCGCGTTTTGGCACATTTTCTGCCGAATTGCCCATTCCTGCGGATGCGCCGCTTGGACTTTACCACGTCGATGCCAAGTTCGCCCGAGGACGCTTGCGCTCGCGTTTTTCGGTCGATCAGTATCGGCCGATCGAGAGCAAAGCGTTTGCTTCATGGGACAAGGACGCATACTTCGAGGGCGATCGTTCGATATGCGTCGCGCGCGGAGAGCACTTGTACGGCGCGCCGATGGCGGGAGCGACCGCTAAAATCGTCGTCAATCGTGGGTACGGTTCGTTCAGCATTCCAGGGCTCGATCATTTTTCCATTGGAATGCACGATGCCGGTCCACGAAACGCTCGAATCGCCCAGGCTTCAGGGCAGCTCGATGCCAAGGGCGCGTTTTCTCTGCCGGTGGCTGCGGCGTTGCCCGGCCAAGTCACCACCGAAATGATTACGTGCCAAGCCGAAATCATGGACCTCGACAGGCGCGTTCAAATCGCTGAAGACAGCGCCATCGTGCATCCCGCCGACGTGTATGTGGCACTTGCAAATCCAGAAAATTATTGGATTGATCCAGGCAAGATTATCGAGCCAAAAGCGCTCGTGGTCACGCCCGCGGGGGAACGTCGCGTTGCGCCCGTGCATATCGAAATGCTTTATCACACGCGGAAAGACGATCGGTCGTTTGAAGATCGGCTGCTCGCGTCGTGCGACGTGACGTCCGGACAAACCCTGGTGGGATGTTCGTTTCAAACGCCAAAGGAGGATCCTGCGCCCGAAGACGAAATCATCATTCGCGCCACGACGAAGGACAGCAAGGGCCGCACCGTGGCTTCGTCGTATGCGCATCGCATCGAAGCATTGCCCACGCCGGCAAAGCCCGCTGCATCCGGAGCGAATACACCACCACCGCCACCGCCACCGCCGCCGGTCGAAGTGGAGCCACCGAGATTGAGAATCGATATGGAGTCGTGGCTCGAGGTCGGAAAAACGGCTCGGGTGAAGCTGTCGTCGCCATTTCAAGAAGCCGCCAAAGCCATGGTGACGTTCGAACGGGAAGGAATCATTTGGCGGCGCGCTTTGGAGCTCGCGCCCGCTGGCACGATTACGGTGCTGGACGTGCCCGTGACGCCGGCCATGATGCCGAATGTTTTGGTCACGGTAACGGCGATATCGAAAAACGATGTGAAAACGGACGAGGCTCACGTAACCGTCGACGCGTCACCGCGGAAATTGCAAGTCGATGTGCGTACGGGAAAAATCAGAACGGAACCCGGTGATACGCTGGATGTCGACGTCATCGTGACGGACGCTGCGGGAAAACCCGCAAGCGGCGTGGAAGTGACGCTCTGGGCGGTGGACGAAGGGTCGCTCATGTTGACCTATTATCGAACGCCGAATCCCTGGGAGGCGCTGTTTTCCAATCGTGATTTGCTCGTGCGGTCGACGAATGCGCGAGACGAGCTATTGACGACGTGGATGGGACGTCACCGCGTAAAACCGCCGCAAGTGCGCATGGGTGCGACGTCCGTTGGTTCGCGTCGAGGTGATTTCCGACAAACCGTGGCATTTTTGCCGGATCTCGTGACGGGCGCGAATGGCCGCGTAAAACGAAAAATCAATTTGCCCGATGGGCTCACGACGTATCGTTTCATGGCCGTTGCCGTCGCGGAGGACGATCGGGCGGGATCGGGCGATGCACAAGTGCAAACGTTCAAGCCTTTTATGGCGCGTCCTACGCTTCCGCGGGTGATTCGAGCGGGAGACGAATTCGAAGCGTCGGTGGTCCTTTCGACGATTGATCTGCCCGATGGCAAAGCGACGATTGCGGCGAATGCGAAGGGCCTTTTCTTTCGAGATTCCGGGCGCAAGGTCGTCGACGTGGGGCCGGATGCACCGGTCGAAGTCAAATTCCCCTTGCGCGCGGACCGCATTGGAAATGTGGCGTTTTCCGTGGATGCGTCGTATGCATCCGGTCGGCAATCTCATTCGGACAACGTCGATTTGCAGCACCAAGTGCTCTCCCCAGCGTTGCTCGAAACGGTTGCGGTATCAGGAGAAACATCTCGAGCCATTGCTGAACGAATTGCGAATTTGCCCGGAATTCGCAGCGATGCGGGAGGGCTGTCCGTGAAGCTTTCGCCGTCGCCCCTCACGGGCATGGTATCGGGCCTCGAGCAGCTCGTGGACTATCCTCATGGGTGTACGGAACAAACCGTGAGTCGTTTGGTGCCGCTCTTGGCGCTGCGCGACATTGCCGACGCATTTCAAGTTTCGCTTGGGCCGACCGGGCGAGGCGGCAAGCAAAAGACGGTGCCGGAGGCGCTCCAAAATGCGGTCGATTCGGTGCTCGCCAATCAAAAACGCAATGGTGGATTCGGCCTATGGGCAACGTCTGAATGGACCGATCCTTGGGTAACGGTGTATGCCCTGTGGGGTTTGTCCCAAGCATCTCGGCGAGGGTACGTCGTGCCAAAAGATGCTTTGGATCGCGCGGTGAAAGCCATGGAACCGATGTTCGACGCGATTGGACCCGATGCCGACACGCTCTTGCTCGAGCGTGCAGCATTCGGCCTGGATGTGCTCGCATCGATGGGTCGCGGTAACGAACCAAAAATGAAGGCGCTTTTTGCTGAAAGGGGGCGTCTTTCCATTGAATCACGAGCGCTCCTGTTGCACGCCTATGCGACGGCCTTTTCCGAGGCACGAAACGAGATGGCTGCCTTGACGGCGGATGTCTCCGCTGCAATTCGGCTAACGGGGACGGGCGCATACGTGGAATCTGGTGGCACCCGTAATGCATTTGGTTCGGACATCGTCGCAACCGCGATGGTGCTGCGAGCGATGGTAGCCGTCGACAAGGCATTTGCGGTCGCACCGAGGCTTGCGACCTATTTGCTGGAGGCTCGAGCTTCCGGGAATTACCCCACCACCCACGATGCTGCATGGGCGCTTTTGGCGCTCGATGCGTATCGCAAGACGCTGCCCGAACCCAAACAAAACTTTGATGCGCGGGTTTTTTTGGGAAATGGATTGCTCGCCGATGTGCACTTTGCGGGCGAAGGACTACGAGGCAAAACGATTCATGTTCCCATGCAGGACGTGATGAAAGCGGCGGGCGGACCGCTCACGTTCGAGGTCTTGGGAAGTGGGCGACTTCATTACGATGTGGAGCTTTCGTTTGCGCGGACGGACATGCCGGCCGAAGCTGTGGATGCAGGGTTTTTCGTGACGAAAACATTGCAGCGCGTGTCGGAATTCGGCGAATCGACGGCGGCGGTTCAGAAAGACGAACCCACGTTCGTGCCCGGGGAAGTCGTGGTTTGTGAAATCGAGGTCGTGACGCCTTCGCCGCGTTCGTTCGTGGTGCTGGAGGATCCCATTGCTGGAGGATTCGAGGCGGTATCGATGGATTATCGTGAGGGTGGAGCGTGGCTAGCGCAACTCGAGGCATCACCGGCCGATCGTCGCGAAAAACGAGATGACCGAATGGTGTATTTCATCGATGCATTGCCGGCGGGCATTACGCGCTTTCGGTACTTGGTGCGAGCGATGCACACGGGCAGGTTCCATGCGCCGCCGACGCGGGTGGAACAAATGTACGATCCGACCATCTTTGGGCATACTGCTGCGATGCATGTGCGTGTGGGCCATTGA
- a CDS encoding DUF418 domain-containing protein — protein MLAAFYVAALTLLTERPWWRDKLAIFGPAGQMAVTNYLSQSILAIIVYYGVGFGAIGDIGLRTTLYLPLSVFALQIAWSHVWLRHFRFGPVEWVWRSVTYGSMQPIRR, from the coding sequence ATTCTCGCGGCGTTTTATGTCGCAGCGCTCACGCTGCTTACGGAGCGGCCGTGGTGGCGCGACAAATTGGCCATTTTCGGCCCTGCCGGGCAAATGGCTGTGACGAATTACCTGAGCCAAAGCATTCTAGCAATCATTGTTTATTACGGCGTCGGATTCGGCGCGATTGGTGACATTGGCCTGCGGACGACACTGTACCTGCCGCTCAGCGTGTTCGCGCTGCAGATTGCGTGGAGCCACGTTTGGCTGCGACATTTTCGCTTTGGCCCCGTGGAATGGGTCTGGCGATCGGTCACGTACGGATCGATGCAACCGATTCGGCGCTGA
- a CDS encoding DUF4215 domain-containing protein, whose product MSKRASPLALPFALIIAALLLIVGMPQAAFAATTIPGGNVNNQTWTLAGSPYLVQGDITVPVGSTLTIQAGVDVQFATSDALATGRSTTRVEATIRGNLVIQGTAANPVTFRTLNAGASNWYGIVVDNAGASLTTTNLVVQNATYGILVSDASPTIDGLTAIGNQYGVYYERAGGGDITNGLFRSNTLAGVYMATSNNSMATVSINQSTIHANASYGVYAESTTGSTATMNVTNSIITQQQYGVYRYTFSGSTTISVTYSDVWGNSSNNYSGVAAGAGSFSGNPLYVTAPTNLRITSNSPCRFASSGGTDIGALPYTGDETTALVGVLWTNTTLGLAGSPYTATGDLTVAPGVTLTLDAGVTLRFPTNDAMQSNNNVSRSELIVQGSLKSNGTAAQPVTIRSSTVGAANWWGIDMRQTSTNNVFNNIVVNDATYGVRISEGTFNIDGLTASGNQYGVYFERAGAGTISNGLFRSNTLAGAYMATSNNSSATVSINQSTFHSNASYGVYAESTSGSSATMNVTNSIITQQQYGVYRYTFSGSTSISVTYSNVWGNSSNNYSGVSAGVGSFSGNPLYVSAPTNLRITSNSPCRFASSGGGDIGALPYAGDATPALVGVLWTDTTLNLAGSPYTATGDITVAPGVTLTLDAGVTLRFPTNDAMQSNNSLTRSELIIKGTLKSNGTVAQPVTIRSSTTGAANWWGIDMRQTSTNNVFNGIVVNDATYGVRISEGSFPIDGLTAHGNQYGVYYERAGAGSLTNALLRSNTLAGAYMATSNNSAATVSITNATIHANASYGVYAESTSGSTATMNVKNSIITQQQYGVYRYTFSGSTSVSVTYSNVWGNSSNDYSGVTAGTGSISSNPLYVSAPTNLKLQGSSFCIDVGTATGAPNKDIEGTPRPLDGDGIGGAAHDMGAYEYAMASVCGDGILGAGETCDDGAQNGQYGKCNSMCNGPGPFCGDGMTNGPEQCDDANGVNTDGCLNTCVTATCGDGFVRNGVEECDDGNMINTDACVMGCTNATCGDGFVQMGVETCDDGNMSNTDTCTNACEAAICGDGYVQAGEMCDDGNTSNTDACLNSCSNATCGDGFVRTGVEECDDGNMINTDACVMGCMNATCGDGYVQSGVEQCDDGNTNNNDMCSNMCALAGCGDGVVQVGEECDDGNMNNDDACLNTCANATCGDGHVYAGMEQCDDGNTSNTDACLNTCTNASCGDGFIRMGFEQCDDGNTSNTDACLNTCVNAKCGDGQVQMGVEQCDDGNVNNTDACLNTCINASCGDGHVYAGMEQCDDGNASNADACLNQCVDASCGDGFVQTGVEPCDDGNANNTDACLVGCAFATCGDGHVQSGVEACDDGNMVDDDACRNNCSLPGCGDGVVGPGEMCDDGNTDNTDACLNTCLSATCGDGHIQSGVEECDDGNQVDTDNCVSGCKNGICGDGFVKDGVEACDDGNVEVGDGCSDTCTTEGQGGAGGGGGMGGAGGAGGMGGAGGGGMGGEGGIAGAGGAAGEGGSGGAPTDRPVDSGGCDCRTAPGTDNDAGAIAFVLGALGIAFVRRRKAA is encoded by the coding sequence ATGTCGAAGCGTGCGAGTCCGCTCGCGTTACCTTTTGCGCTGATCATTGCGGCGCTGCTCCTGATCGTCGGTATGCCGCAAGCAGCTTTCGCGGCCACGACGATTCCAGGTGGCAACGTCAACAACCAAACTTGGACGCTGGCCGGTAGCCCGTATCTCGTTCAAGGCGACATCACCGTTCCAGTGGGATCGACCCTTACCATTCAAGCTGGCGTTGACGTGCAATTTGCAACGTCGGACGCCTTGGCAACCGGTCGGAGTACGACGAGGGTCGAAGCGACCATTCGAGGCAACCTCGTCATTCAGGGGACGGCCGCAAATCCCGTGACGTTCAGGACTCTCAATGCCGGTGCAAGCAACTGGTACGGCATCGTCGTCGACAATGCGGGTGCCTCTTTGACGACGACGAACCTCGTCGTGCAAAATGCCACGTACGGCATTTTGGTGAGCGACGCATCGCCGACGATCGACGGCTTGACGGCGATTGGCAATCAGTACGGCGTGTATTACGAACGCGCGGGCGGCGGAGACATCACCAATGGGCTCTTCCGAAGCAATACGCTGGCGGGCGTCTACATGGCGACGTCGAACAATTCGATGGCAACGGTGTCCATCAATCAATCGACGATTCATGCCAATGCGAGCTATGGCGTCTATGCCGAATCGACGACCGGTTCCACCGCCACGATGAACGTGACCAATTCGATCATCACGCAGCAGCAATATGGCGTGTATCGATACACGTTCAGCGGATCGACGACCATTTCGGTCACGTATTCGGACGTGTGGGGCAATTCGAGCAACAACTATTCGGGCGTGGCGGCAGGTGCGGGGAGCTTTTCGGGCAATCCGCTGTACGTGACGGCTCCGACGAATTTGCGCATCACGTCGAATTCACCGTGTCGATTCGCGTCGAGCGGCGGCACGGATATCGGAGCACTCCCGTACACGGGCGATGAAACCACGGCGCTCGTGGGCGTTTTGTGGACCAATACGACGCTCGGCTTGGCAGGATCGCCGTACACCGCGACGGGCGATCTGACCGTGGCGCCCGGCGTGACGCTGACCTTGGATGCTGGCGTCACGCTGCGTTTTCCCACGAACGACGCCATGCAATCGAATAACAACGTCTCCCGCTCGGAGCTCATCGTGCAAGGTTCGTTGAAATCGAACGGCACAGCGGCTCAGCCCGTGACGATCCGTTCTTCGACAGTGGGCGCTGCAAATTGGTGGGGCATCGACATGCGTCAAACGTCGACGAACAACGTGTTCAACAACATCGTCGTGAACGACGCGACGTATGGCGTGCGCATTTCGGAGGGCACGTTCAACATCGATGGGCTCACGGCAAGCGGCAATCAATATGGCGTGTACTTCGAGCGCGCTGGGGCCGGAACCATCTCGAACGGTCTGTTTCGAAGCAATACGCTCGCGGGCGCTTACATGGCGACGTCGAACAATTCGTCCGCCACGGTGTCGATCAATCAGTCGACGTTTCATTCGAACGCGAGCTACGGCGTGTACGCAGAATCGACGTCCGGTTCGTCGGCAACGATGAACGTGACGAATTCGATCATCACGCAGCAGCAATATGGCGTGTATCGGTACACGTTCAGCGGCTCGACCTCGATATCGGTCACGTATTCGAACGTGTGGGGCAATTCGAGCAACAACTATTCGGGCGTCTCGGCGGGCGTGGGCTCCTTCTCGGGCAATCCGCTCTACGTATCGGCTCCGACGAACCTCCGCATTACGTCGAACTCGCCGTGCCGTTTCGCGTCCAGCGGAGGAGGCGACATTGGAGCCCTTCCGTATGCAGGCGATGCGACCCCGGCGCTCGTCGGCGTGCTCTGGACCGATACCACGCTCAATTTGGCGGGTTCGCCGTACACGGCTACGGGCGACATCACGGTGGCTCCCGGTGTCACGTTGACCCTGGATGCAGGCGTGACGCTGCGTTTTCCGACGAACGACGCCATGCAATCGAATAACAGCCTCACCCGATCGGAGCTCATCATCAAGGGCACGTTGAAGTCGAATGGAACGGTCGCTCAGCCCGTGACGATTCGTTCTTCGACCACCGGCGCGGCGAATTGGTGGGGCATCGACATGCGACAGACGTCGACGAACAACGTCTTCAATGGCATCGTCGTGAACGACGCGACCTATGGCGTACGCATTTCGGAAGGATCGTTCCCCATCGATGGGCTCACCGCGCACGGCAATCAATACGGCGTGTATTACGAACGCGCCGGCGCCGGAAGCCTGACCAATGCGCTGCTTCGAAGCAATACCTTGGCAGGCGCGTACATGGCCACGTCGAACAATTCGGCGGCCACCGTGTCGATCACCAACGCGACCATTCATGCCAACGCGAGCTATGGCGTCTATGCCGAATCCACGTCGGGATCGACCGCGACGATGAACGTGAAAAACTCGATCATCACGCAGCAACAATACGGTGTCTACCGCTATACCTTCAGCGGATCGACATCGGTTTCGGTCACGTATTCGAACGTCTGGGGCAACTCGAGCAACGACTATTCGGGCGTGACTGCGGGGACGGGCAGCATATCGTCGAACCCGCTCTACGTATCCGCTCCGACGAACCTGAAGCTGCAAGGATCGAGCTTCTGCATCGACGTCGGCACTGCGACGGGCGCTCCGAACAAGGACATCGAAGGCACCCCAAGGCCCCTCGATGGCGACGGCATCGGCGGCGCCGCGCACGATATGGGCGCTTATGAATATGCCATGGCTTCGGTATGCGGCGACGGCATCCTCGGCGCGGGCGAAACGTGCGACGACGGCGCGCAAAATGGCCAATACGGCAAATGCAACAGCATGTGCAACGGCCCAGGGCCTTTCTGCGGTGACGGCATGACCAACGGCCCCGAGCAATGCGACGACGCCAATGGCGTGAACACCGACGGCTGCCTGAATACATGCGTCACAGCGACCTGCGGCGACGGATTCGTTCGTAATGGCGTCGAAGAGTGCGACGACGGGAACATGATCAACACCGACGCCTGCGTCATGGGCTGCACGAATGCAACTTGCGGCGATGGATTCGTGCAAATGGGCGTCGAGACGTGCGACGACGGCAATATGTCGAACACCGACACGTGCACGAATGCCTGCGAAGCGGCCATTTGCGGTGACGGATACGTGCAAGCAGGCGAGATGTGCGACGACGGAAATACGTCGAACACCGATGCTTGCTTGAATAGCTGCTCGAATGCAACCTGCGGCGATGGGTTCGTCCGAACGGGCGTCGAAGAGTGCGACGACGGGAACATGATCAACACCGACGCGTGCGTCATGGGCTGCATGAATGCAACCTGCGGCGACGGGTACGTGCAATCGGGCGTCGAGCAATGCGACGACGGAAACACGAACAACAACGACATGTGCTCGAATATGTGCGCTTTGGCGGGTTGCGGCGACGGCGTCGTGCAAGTCGGCGAAGAGTGCGACGACGGCAACATGAACAACGACGACGCATGTCTCAATACGTGTGCCAATGCAACCTGCGGCGACGGGCACGTGTACGCGGGCATGGAGCAATGCGACGACGGCAATACGAGCAACACCGACGCTTGCTTGAACACGTGCACCAATGCAAGCTGCGGCGACGGGTTCATTCGTATGGGCTTCGAGCAATGCGACGACGGCAATACGAGCAACACGGACGCTTGTTTGAATACCTGCGTCAATGCGAAATGCGGCGACGGTCAGGTGCAAATGGGCGTCGAGCAATGCGACGACGGCAACGTGAACAACACGGACGCCTGCTTGAATACGTGCATCAATGCGAGCTGCGGCGACGGGCACGTGTACGCCGGCATGGAGCAATGCGACGACGGCAATGCAAGCAATGCGGACGCGTGCCTCAACCAATGCGTCGACGCGAGCTGCGGTGACGGATTCGTTCAAACGGGCGTCGAACCATGCGACGACGGCAATGCCAACAACACCGACGCCTGTCTCGTGGGTTGCGCTTTTGCCACGTGTGGCGATGGCCATGTGCAATCCGGCGTCGAAGCATGCGACGATGGCAACATGGTCGACGACGATGCGTGTCGCAACAATTGCTCATTGCCCGGTTGCGGCGATGGCGTGGTCGGTCCGGGTGAAATGTGCGACGATGGAAACACCGACAACACCGACGCATGTCTCAATACGTGCTTGTCGGCAACCTGCGGTGATGGGCACATTCAATCGGGCGTCGAAGAATGCGACGACGGCAACCAAGTCGACACCGACAATTGCGTGAGCGGCTGCAAGAATGGCATCTGCGGCGACGGTTTCGTCAAAGACGGCGTCGAAGCATGCGACGACGGCAATGTCGAGGTCGGTGACGGCTGCAGCGACACCTGCACGACCGAGGGTCAAGGTGGCGCTGGCGGTGGCGGCGGAATGGGCGGCGCCGGCGGCGCTGGCGGCATGGGCGGCGCTGGAGGCGGCGGAATGGGCGGCGAGGGCGGCATTGCAGGCGCTGGTGGAGCCGCTGGCGAAGGCGGTTCCGGCGGCGCACCCACCGATCGCCCGGTCGATAGCGGCGGCTGCGATTGCCGCACGGCCCCAGGTACCGACAATGACGCGGGCGCCATTGCATTCGTCCTCGGCGCGCTTGGCATTGCCTTCGTGCGCAGGCGCAAGGCTGCCTGA